One region of Flavobacterium sp. GSB-24 genomic DNA includes:
- a CDS encoding DUF5686 family protein, with the protein MKLFCFLTLFFTLTLQAQFQINGIVTDSNNKPLPFATITTSENNNTITDVDGKFIFKISTSATTISVSYVGFQTKTIALISNKTFYAVSLVQQTDDLKEVVVSNENPALTIIRKVIANKPLNDPQKKLNNFEYKTYNKLIVTANPDSIDGRIDSTASYKDLNKKIINVDSSDYKFKEIVSRQHLFQTEKVSEYQFGNNKLKETVLGTKIAGFKQPIYEVLAFNLQSISIYDPKYELFETKYENPISNQAPSSYNYKLLDTVSIKGRDTYMIYFKNKLKRKSSGLEGVLYIDKENFAVAKAVMRIKGVLDISGIHEFEYIPKEKIWFQSNTTFKIVKGKNDDDIRILGGTIQFDGDVEENFEPRKKVASDFTYLLSESNSFDIRVNTNTAIKNPSLYIEIKDDAAKKPESFWEAYRKENLDLKSQKTYLLLDSLSVSNRVEKRLGIGRKIINGFYPIGPVDLDLKKIISFNNYEGFRIGLGGITNDRFSKNFRLESYTAYGTKDGVFKYSVGAGVLLDKYTNTWLNGYYADDVREIASTVFSVDKRVFKIYDPRPINISTFYEYSGWRGNIQTKFIPKTEAVLEVSRNYIEPKFDYLFNHNGKLYSSYVMTTAMLSIVWAPFSEFMQTPTGRNETDKKFPRFTFQYTQSLPNVFDNDFTFSKIDFKAEYEKQYLNRQKTSLLLQAGYAMGDVPITHLYNTSPNNLTKETVIQRITFAGRNAFETMYFNEFFSSQYLMFQIKHGFDRIKIMRKVRPSLVLVTRMAWGNMEKPEQHVGPDYKTLDKGYFESGIELNKIYKGFGLGGFYRYGPNQLLKFEDNIAVKISYVLDLGL; encoded by the coding sequence ATGAAGCTATTTTGTTTTTTGACTTTGTTTTTTACGCTTACTCTTCAAGCGCAATTTCAAATAAACGGAATCGTAACCGATTCAAACAACAAACCTCTTCCGTTTGCCACAATAACCACCTCAGAAAACAACAATACTATTACAGATGTTGACGGGAAGTTTATTTTTAAAATCAGCACATCTGCTACAACTATATCAGTATCTTATGTTGGTTTTCAAACCAAAACCATTGCATTAATCAGCAATAAAACTTTTTATGCCGTTTCGCTTGTACAGCAGACAGATGATTTGAAAGAAGTTGTGGTTTCTAATGAAAATCCTGCATTGACGATAATTCGAAAAGTTATTGCCAATAAACCGCTAAATGATCCGCAGAAAAAACTCAATAATTTTGAGTACAAAACATACAACAAACTTATTGTAACCGCTAATCCAGATTCGATAGACGGCAGAATCGACTCTACTGCATCTTACAAAGATTTAAATAAAAAAATCATCAATGTTGATTCTTCTGATTATAAGTTTAAAGAAATTGTAAGCAGACAGCATTTATTTCAGACCGAAAAAGTTTCGGAATATCAATTTGGAAATAACAAATTAAAAGAAACTGTTCTTGGCACCAAAATAGCTGGTTTTAAACAGCCTATTTATGAAGTTCTAGCATTTAACCTCCAGTCGATTTCCATTTACGATCCGAAGTACGAATTGTTTGAAACGAAATATGAAAATCCGATTTCTAATCAAGCGCCATCGAGTTATAATTATAAATTATTAGATACTGTCAGCATCAAAGGCCGCGACACGTATATGATTTATTTCAAAAATAAACTTAAGCGAAAATCTTCTGGCTTAGAAGGCGTATTGTATATTGATAAAGAAAATTTTGCTGTTGCGAAAGCGGTAATGCGAATTAAAGGTGTTTTGGATATTAGCGGTATTCACGAATTTGAATATATTCCGAAAGAAAAAATTTGGTTTCAAAGCAATACCACATTCAAAATTGTAAAAGGAAAAAATGACGATGATATTAGAATTTTAGGAGGAACGATTCAGTTTGACGGAGATGTTGAAGAAAATTTTGAACCCAGAAAAAAAGTGGCTTCAGATTTCACCTATTTACTTTCAGAAAGTAATAGTTTCGATATTCGTGTCAACACCAATACTGCTATAAAAAATCCATCGCTTTATATCGAAATTAAAGACGATGCGGCCAAAAAACCTGAATCGTTTTGGGAAGCTTACCGCAAAGAAAATCTTGACTTAAAAAGCCAAAAAACATATTTATTACTAGACAGTCTTTCGGTGAGCAATAGAGTTGAAAAGCGTTTAGGAATAGGCCGAAAAATTATTAATGGCTTCTATCCTATTGGTCCTGTTGATCTGGATTTAAAGAAGATTATAAGTTTTAATAATTATGAAGGTTTCCGAATTGGTTTAGGCGGAATTACAAATGATCGCTTTTCGAAAAACTTCAGACTTGAAAGTTATACGGCATACGGAACCAAAGATGGTGTTTTTAAATACAGTGTGGGAGCCGGCGTTTTATTAGATAAATATACCAATACCTGGCTGAATGGTTATTATGCTGATGACGTACGGGAAATTGCAAGTACCGTTTTCAGTGTAGACAAACGTGTGTTTAAAATTTATGACCCGCGGCCAATTAATATTAGTACTTTTTACGAATATTCAGGATGGCGAGGTAATATCCAGACTAAATTTATTCCGAAAACTGAAGCAGTTTTAGAAGTTTCGCGAAATTATATTGAACCTAAATTTGATTATCTTTTTAATCATAACGGAAAATTATATTCCAGCTATGTAATGACTACAGCAATGCTGTCGATTGTATGGGCGCCTTTCAGCGAGTTTATGCAGACTCCAACGGGACGAAATGAAACAGATAAAAAATTTCCAAGGTTTACGTTTCAATACACACAGTCATTACCAAATGTATTTGATAATGATTTTACTTTCAGCAAAATAGATTTTAAAGCCGAATACGAAAAACAATATTTAAATCGCCAGAAGACGAGTTTGCTTTTGCAGGCAGGTTATGCAATGGGAGATGTTCCTATTACTCATTTGTATAATACTTCTCCAAATAATTTAACCAAAGAAACTGTTATTCAGCGTATTACTTTTGCAGGAAGAAATGCCTTTGAAACCATGTATTTTAATGAATTCTTCTCTAGTCAATATCTTATGTTTCAAATCAAGCATGGTTTTGACCGTATTAAAATTATGAGAAAAGTTCGTCCGTCGCTGGTTTTAGTAACCAGAATGGCTTGGGGAAATATGGAAAAACCAGAACAACATGTTGGACCAGACTACAAAACACTTGATAAAGGCTATTTTGAATCGGGAATTGAGCTAAACAAAATCTACAAAGGTTTCGGTCTTGGCGGATTCTATCGTTATGGCCCAAACCAATTATTGAAGTTTGAAGACAATATTGCAGTTAAGATTTCTTATGTACTTGATCTTGGGCTTTAA
- a CDS encoding DUF3098 domain-containing protein, translating to MKNNNNNKEQAQEQPKQEFLFDSINYKILLIGIAVIALGFILMSGGGSKDPNVFNEDIFSFRRIRLAPTTVLIGFGITIYSIFKKSK from the coding sequence ATGAAAAACAACAACAATAACAAAGAACAAGCTCAGGAACAGCCAAAACAGGAATTCCTTTTTGACAGCATCAATTATAAAATCTTATTAATTGGTATTGCTGTTATTGCATTAGGATTTATTCTAATGTCTGGCGGAGGAAGTAAAGATCCGAATGTTTTTAACGAAGATATTTTTAGTTTTAGACGTATCCGTTTAGCACCGACAACTGTGTTAATCGGTTTTGGAATTACGATTTATTCTATTTTCAAAAAATCTAAATAG
- a CDS encoding SMI1/KNR4 family protein, which translates to MKDINKLRDRYILLFGEIDGVSTEDLNKIESELQISLPIDFKEIASFCDGSIWLHSFLFDDSTNLIGETLRIRKAVAIPNRFIVLAEHDMSVFLMDTENKPPILWIDSIEITKLEKQDFISKPYIWDDFSDFFEYLLDEEEEERNY; encoded by the coding sequence ATGAAAGATATAAATAAATTAAGAGATAGATATATTTTACTATTTGGTGAAATTGATGGAGTTTCCACAGAAGACTTAAATAAAATTGAAAGTGAATTACAAATAAGTTTGCCTATTGACTTTAAAGAAATAGCAAGTTTTTGTGATGGCAGTATTTGGCTACATTCTTTTTTATTTGATGATTCAACTAATCTCATTGGGGAAACCCTAAGAATTAGAAAAGCTGTTGCTATACCAAACAGATTTATTGTGCTTGCTGAGCATGATATGAGCGTATTTCTAATGGATACAGAAAATAAGCCACCAATTTTATGGATTGATTCAATAGAAATTACCAAATTGGAAAAACAAGATTTTATATCTAAGCCATATATATGGGATGATTTTTCAGATTTTTTTGAATACTTGTTAGATGAGGAAGAAGAAGAGCGAAATTATTAA
- a CDS encoding permease-like cell division protein FtsX, with translation MSSNFDKFQKRRLISSYFSVVLSVFLVLFLLGVLGLFIINSKKLANDFKEKIAMTVFFKNEANDSVIKAFNTELKRAPFARSFAYVSKEKAAKEHTDIIGEDFLTFLGENPLLNSYDIHLKADYVERDSILEIESNLKKNTMIEDIVYDKQLVNLVNDNIKKVSMWILIISGFLTIIAVLLINSSLRLSIHSNRFIIKTMQMVGATKAFIRKPFVMRSVKLGMLGAGLAIIALIALLIYVETNFPGLGILEDKVLIALVLVAVFGLGVLITWISTHFATQRFLNLRTDDLY, from the coding sequence ATGAGTTCTAACTTTGATAAATTTCAAAAGCGCAGGTTAATTTCCTCTTATTTTTCGGTTGTATTAAGTGTATTCTTGGTTTTATTCCTTTTGGGAGTACTGGGATTATTCATTATTAATTCTAAAAAACTGGCCAACGATTTTAAAGAAAAAATCGCCATGACCGTTTTCTTTAAAAATGAAGCTAATGACAGCGTCATCAAAGCTTTTAATACCGAATTGAAAAGAGCACCATTCGCTAGATCTTTTGCTTATGTTTCTAAAGAAAAAGCAGCTAAAGAACACACTGATATTATTGGAGAAGATTTTCTAACTTTTTTAGGAGAAAATCCGTTATTAAATTCATACGACATTCACTTAAAAGCTGATTATGTAGAAAGAGACAGCATTTTAGAGATTGAAAGTAATTTGAAAAAAAATACGATGATTGAAGATATTGTTTATGACAAACAATTGGTAAATCTGGTAAATGACAACATCAAAAAAGTTAGTATGTGGATTTTAATAATCAGTGGTTTCCTTACTATAATTGCTGTTTTATTAATCAATAGTTCACTGCGTTTATCAATTCACTCTAATCGTTTTATCATCAAAACTATGCAGATGGTTGGAGCAACCAAAGCATTTATTCGTAAACCATTTGTAATGCGAAGTGTAAAATTAGGTATGCTGGGCGCTGGTTTGGCAATTATCGCCTTGATTGCACTTTTAATTTATGTAGAAACTAATTTCCCTGGTTTAGGAATTTTAGAAGACAAAGTTTTAATCGCTTTGGTTTTAGTTGCTGTTTTCGGATTAGGTGTTTTGATTACTTGGATTAGCACACATTTTGCAACACAACGTTTCTTGAATTTAAGAACTGACGATCTTTATTAA
- the frr gene encoding ribosome recycling factor, whose amino-acid sequence MTEEIDFILESTEESMNGTIAHLEKEFLNIRAGKASPAMLGGVFVDYYGSATPLSQVSKISVPDARTITLQPFEKNMLQAIEKAILIANIGFNPMNNGDMVIISVPPLTEERRRDLAKQAKSEAEDAKIGIRNSRKDANTEIKKLEKEGTSEDICKSAEEEVQNLTNAFIKKIDELLVLKEAEIMKV is encoded by the coding sequence ATGACTGAAGAAATAGACTTTATTTTAGAAAGTACTGAAGAATCGATGAATGGTACTATTGCACACTTAGAGAAAGAATTTCTTAATATTCGTGCAGGAAAAGCTTCTCCAGCAATGCTTGGAGGTGTTTTTGTAGATTATTATGGATCTGCAACACCGCTTTCTCAGGTATCTAAAATCAGCGTTCCAGATGCTAGAACAATTACATTACAGCCATTTGAAAAAAATATGCTGCAAGCAATTGAAAAGGCTATCTTAATTGCAAACATCGGATTTAACCCGATGAACAATGGCGATATGGTAATCATCAGCGTACCGCCATTGACAGAAGAGCGTCGTCGTGATTTGGCTAAACAAGCAAAATCTGAGGCTGAAGATGCTAAAATTGGTATTCGTAACTCTCGTAAAGATGCAAATACTGAAATCAAAAAATTAGAAAAAGAAGGAACTTCTGAAGACATTTGCAAATCTGCTGAAGAAGAAGTTCAAAACTTGACAAACGCTTTTATTAAAAAAATTGATGAATTATTGGTTTTAAAAGAAGCCGAAATCATGAAAGTGTAA
- a CDS encoding undecaprenyl-diphosphate phosphatase — MNTLQAIVLAIIEGITEFLPVSSTGHMIIASSFFGIAHDDFTKLFTIVIQLGAILSVVILYFKRFFQTFDFYFKLLVAFIPAVVLGLLLSDFIDGLLENPVTVAISLLIGGIILLKVDEWFNKPNDPEVSTEITYAKAFKIGLFQCLAMIPGVSRSGASIVGGMSQKLTRTSAAEFSFFLAVPTMLGATAKKCYDYYKAGFELSHEQINMLVIGNIVAFIVALLAIKTFIGFLTKNGFKVFGYYRILAGIILLLIHFFIHPLTII, encoded by the coding sequence ATGAATACATTACAAGCTATCGTTCTTGCCATTATTGAAGGAATTACAGAATTTTTACCTGTTTCTTCAACTGGACACATGATTATTGCCTCTTCATTTTTTGGAATCGCTCATGACGATTTCACTAAACTTTTTACAATTGTAATTCAGCTTGGTGCTATACTTTCGGTTGTAATTTTATATTTCAAACGTTTCTTTCAAACATTTGATTTCTACTTTAAACTTTTAGTTGCTTTTATTCCTGCAGTGGTTTTAGGATTACTTTTAAGTGATTTTATTGACGGCTTATTAGAAAATCCTGTTACGGTTGCTATTTCACTTCTAATTGGAGGAATTATTTTATTGAAAGTAGACGAATGGTTCAACAAACCAAATGATCCTGAAGTTTCAACTGAGATTACTTACGCAAAAGCTTTTAAAATTGGACTATTTCAATGTCTGGCAATGATTCCTGGAGTTTCACGAAGCGGTGCTAGTATTGTAGGTGGTATGTCACAAAAACTAACAAGAACTTCTGCTGCTGAATTTTCATTTTTCTTAGCAGTTCCTACTATGTTAGGCGCAACAGCAAAAAAATGTTACGATTATTACAAAGCAGGATTTGAATTGTCTCACGAGCAAATTAATATGCTTGTTATCGGAAACATTGTTGCTTTTATTGTAGCACTTTTGGCCATTAAAACTTTCATCGGATTTTTAACTAAAAATGGCTTTAAAGTTTTTGGTTATTACCGAATCTTAGCTGGAATCATTTTATTATTGATTCACTTTTTCATTCACCCGCTTACCATCATATAA
- the leuS gene encoding leucine--tRNA ligase: protein MKYNPNEIDAKWQKYWAENQTFAAKNNSEKPKHYVLDMFPYPSGAGLHVGHPLGYIASDVYSRFKRHQGFNVLHPMGYDSFGLPAEQYAIQTGQRPEDTTRVNIDGGVDKEGKQIAGYRKQLDKIGFSFDWSREVRTSNPDYYKHTQWIFIQLFNSWYCKKQGKAFDISELITVFEESGNALVEAVCDDNVVIFTADEWNSYSDDQKEKILLQYRMTYLAETEVNWCPGLGTVLANDEIVNGVSERGGFPVIRKKMTQWSMRISAYAERLLQGLNDIDWSESIKESQRNWIGKSVGALVTFNVKDHNEVIEVFTTRPDTIFGVTFMTLAPEHDLVVKITTPEQKAAVEAYIEKTAKRSERERMADVKTISGVFTGAYAEHPFTKEPIPVWIGDYVLAGYGTGAVMAVPCGDERDFAFANFFKGQNGMQEIKNIFANVDISEAAYGSKYNVEIANSDFLNGLNYKEATQKAIAELEKIGQGTGKTNYRLRDAVFSRQRYWGEPFPVYYVNGLPKMIDAQHLPIILPEVEKYLPTEDGLPPLGNAAVWAWDTKQNKVVDTDLVDNVSIFPLELNTMPGWAGSSWYWMRYMDAHNENEFASKEALAYWENVDLYIGGSEHATGHLLYSRFWNKFLKDKGFAPTEEPFKKLINQGMILGTSAFVYRLEGTNTFVSKNKIGDQKVQPIHADVSMVNSSDELDVEKFKAWREDYADAEFILDENGKYIVGREVEKMSKSKYNVVTPDDICAEYGADTLRLYEMFLGPLEQAKPWNTAGISGVFGFLKKLWRLYFDDNGLIVNNDEPTKDNLKSLHKTIKKVADDIENFSFNTSVSQFMICVNELSSQNCHSRAILEPLAILVSPYAPHIAEELWSQLGHTTSISEVAFPIFDEKHLIETNKEYPVSFNGKMRFTIELPLDLTKEQIEEIVMKDERTQKQLDGKTPNKVIIVPGKIINLVG from the coding sequence ATGAAATACAATCCAAACGAAATTGACGCCAAATGGCAAAAATATTGGGCAGAAAATCAAACTTTTGCAGCAAAAAATAACTCTGAAAAACCTAAACATTATGTACTCGATATGTTTCCTTATCCATCTGGAGCGGGATTACACGTTGGGCATCCGCTGGGTTATATAGCTTCAGACGTTTATTCTCGTTTCAAAAGACATCAAGGTTTCAATGTTTTGCACCCGATGGGTTACGATAGTTTTGGATTACCTGCAGAACAATATGCAATCCAGACAGGACAGCGTCCAGAAGATACAACACGCGTAAATATTGACGGTGGTGTAGACAAAGAAGGAAAACAAATCGCAGGATATAGAAAACAATTAGATAAAATCGGGTTTTCATTTGATTGGAGTCGTGAAGTGCGAACTTCAAATCCTGATTATTACAAACATACACAATGGATTTTTATTCAATTGTTCAATTCTTGGTATTGCAAAAAACAAGGAAAAGCATTTGATATTTCAGAATTAATAACTGTTTTTGAAGAAAGCGGAAATGCATTAGTCGAAGCAGTTTGCGATGATAACGTAGTAATTTTTACTGCTGATGAATGGAATTCTTATTCTGATGATCAAAAAGAAAAAATCTTGTTGCAATACAGAATGACGTATTTGGCAGAAACCGAAGTAAACTGGTGTCCAGGCTTAGGAACTGTTTTGGCAAATGACGAAATTGTAAACGGAGTTTCAGAACGTGGAGGCTTTCCTGTTATAAGAAAAAAAATGACACAATGGAGTATGCGAATTTCTGCTTATGCCGAACGCTTGCTTCAAGGTTTAAATGATATTGATTGGAGTGAGTCTATAAAAGAGAGTCAGCGTAATTGGATTGGAAAATCTGTAGGTGCATTGGTAACTTTTAATGTGAAAGATCATAACGAAGTTATAGAAGTGTTCACTACTCGTCCTGATACTATTTTTGGAGTTACATTTATGACTTTGGCACCAGAACATGATTTGGTAGTTAAAATTACAACTCCAGAACAAAAAGCTGCTGTTGAAGCCTATATAGAAAAAACAGCAAAACGTTCTGAGCGTGAGCGTATGGCAGATGTAAAAACTATTTCGGGAGTATTTACGGGTGCTTATGCTGAACATCCATTTACAAAAGAACCAATTCCAGTTTGGATTGGAGATTATGTTTTGGCAGGTTATGGAACAGGTGCTGTAATGGCGGTTCCTTGCGGAGACGAAAGAGATTTTGCTTTTGCTAATTTCTTTAAAGGTCAAAACGGAATGCAGGAAATCAAAAATATCTTCGCTAATGTTGATATTTCAGAAGCTGCTTACGGATCAAAATACAACGTTGAAATCGCAAATTCTGATTTCTTAAACGGATTGAATTATAAGGAGGCAACTCAAAAAGCAATTGCTGAATTAGAAAAAATTGGTCAGGGAACTGGTAAAACAAATTACCGTTTGCGTGATGCTGTTTTTTCTCGTCAGCGTTATTGGGGTGAACCATTTCCAGTTTATTATGTAAATGGATTGCCAAAAATGATTGATGCACAGCATTTGCCAATTATTTTACCTGAAGTAGAGAAATATTTACCAACAGAAGATGGTTTGCCTCCATTAGGAAACGCAGCAGTTTGGGCTTGGGATACAAAACAAAACAAAGTTGTCGATACTGATTTAGTTGACAATGTTTCGATTTTTCCTTTAGAATTGAACACTATGCCAGGTTGGGCAGGAAGTTCATGGTATTGGATGCGTTACATGGATGCACACAACGAAAATGAATTTGCAAGCAAAGAAGCATTAGCTTACTGGGAAAATGTAGATTTATATATCGGAGGAAGCGAGCACGCAACAGGTCACTTATTGTATTCTCGTTTCTGGAACAAATTCTTAAAAGACAAAGGTTTTGCTCCAACTGAAGAGCCATTCAAAAAACTGATTAATCAGGGAATGATTTTGGGAACTAGTGCGTTTGTTTACAGATTAGAAGGAACAAATACTTTTGTATCTAAAAATAAAATTGGAGATCAAAAAGTTCAGCCAATTCACGCTGACGTTTCAATGGTAAATTCATCAGATGAATTAGATGTTGAAAAATTCAAAGCTTGGAGAGAAGATTATGCTGATGCTGAATTTATTTTAGACGAAAACGGAAAATACATTGTAGGCCGAGAAGTTGAGAAAATGTCGAAATCGAAATACAATGTAGTAACTCCAGATGATATTTGTGCAGAATATGGTGCTGATACATTACGTTTATACGAAATGTTTTTAGGCCCATTAGAGCAGGCAAAACCTTGGAATACTGCTGGAATTTCTGGTGTATTTGGTTTCTTGAAAAAATTATGGCGATTGTATTTTGATGATAATGGCTTAATCGTAAATAACGACGAACCAACAAAAGACAATTTGAAATCGTTACATAAAACCATCAAAAAAGTGGCTGATGATATTGAGAATTTCTCTTTCAATACTTCGGTTTCTCAATTTATGATTTGTGTAAACGAATTGTCTTCTCAAAATTGTCATTCAAGAGCAATTTTAGAGCCGTTAGCAATTTTAGTTTCGCCATATGCGCCTCATATTGCAGAAGAATTATGGTCGCAGTTAGGACATACGACTTCTATTTCTGAGGTTGCTTTCCCAATTTTTGATGAAAAACATTTAATCGAAACCAATAAAGAGTACCCAGTTTCTTTCAACGGAAAAATGCGTTTCACAATCGAATTGCCTTTGGATTTAACCAAAGAACAAATCGAAGAAATCGTAATGAAAGACGAAAGAACTCAAAAACAGTTAGATGGAAAAACTCCGAATAAAGTGATTATTGTTCCTGGGAAAATAATTAACCTAGTCGGTTAA
- a CDS encoding thioredoxin family protein encodes MKSIVAKALFNSHSYAEYRKLVTDLLSEGKSTGNEQSESLTNYSKLNEARMNRLEKTIQIAEPIIDKLQHLDNHYIWLVLSEGWCGDAAQILPILNKMALASNKKVDLRIALRDENDDLMNQYLTNGGRAIPKVIVICKEAGIVRADWGPRPKGAAELMANHKREVGPIDEKIKTDLQLWYLADKGISVQEELLEIMENIKYNRL; translated from the coding sequence ATGAAAAGCATCGTAGCCAAAGCATTATTCAACAGTCATTCTTATGCTGAATACAGAAAATTAGTAACCGATTTATTGTCTGAAGGAAAGTCGACAGGAAACGAACAATCGGAAAGCTTGACTAATTATTCCAAATTAAACGAAGCGAGAATGAACAGACTGGAGAAAACCATACAAATTGCAGAACCTATTATTGATAAACTACAACATTTAGACAATCATTATATATGGCTGGTACTTTCTGAAGGTTGGTGCGGCGATGCAGCGCAGATTCTTCCCATTTTAAATAAAATGGCTTTGGCTTCAAACAAAAAAGTGGATCTAAGAATAGCTTTGCGTGATGAAAATGATGATTTAATGAATCAATATCTCACAAATGGCGGAAGGGCAATTCCTAAAGTAATTGTTATTTGTAAAGAAGCCGGAATTGTTCGTGCCGATTGGGGACCAAGACCAAAAGGTGCCGCTGAATTAATGGCAAATCACAAAAGAGAGGTTGGCCCAATTGATGAAAAGATAAAAACAGATTTACAATTGTGGTATTTGGCAGACAAAGGAATCTCGGTTCAAGAAGAATTGCTGGAAATTATGGAGAATATTAAATATAATCGACTTTGA
- the truB gene encoding tRNA pseudouridine(55) synthase TruB → MTPEEYLDGQVLLIDKPLKWSSFQAVNKLKYLLINKVGLPKKFKIGHAGTLDPLATGLLLICTGKFTKRISELQGQAKEYTGTFYIGATTPSYDLETEIDQTFPTDHIDEALIHETVKQFLGEIDQKPPIFSAIKKDGVRLYEHARAGESIEIESRKTTIHEFEITRIALPEIDFRVVCSKGTYIRSLAYDFGKAMNSGSHLTVLRRTKIGNYDVKNAIDITLFEESL, encoded by the coding sequence ATGACACCTGAAGAATATTTAGACGGACAAGTTTTATTGATTGACAAACCATTAAAATGGAGTTCGTTTCAAGCTGTCAATAAATTAAAATACCTTTTAATTAATAAAGTTGGACTTCCTAAAAAGTTCAAAATTGGTCACGCCGGAACTTTAGATCCGCTGGCGACTGGACTTTTATTGATTTGTACTGGAAAATTCACCAAAAGAATTTCGGAGCTTCAAGGTCAGGCAAAAGAATATACTGGAACTTTTTACATCGGAGCCACTACTCCATCATACGATTTAGAAACAGAAATCGACCAGACTTTTCCAACAGATCATATCGATGAAGCTTTGATTCACGAAACAGTAAAGCAGTTTTTAGGAGAAATAGATCAAAAACCGCCTATTTTTTCGGCTATTAAAAAAGATGGTGTTCGTTTATATGAACATGCACGCGCTGGCGAATCTATAGAAATTGAAAGCAGAAAAACCACTATTCACGAATTTGAAATTACAAGAATTGCACTGCCAGAAATCGACTTTAGAGTAGTTTGCAGTAAAGGAACTTACATTCGTTCTCTAGCTTACGATTTCGGGAAAGCGATGAATTCAGGTTCACATTTAACTGTATTACGCCGCACCAAAATTGGCAATTACGATGTAAAAAATGCGATTGATATTACTCTTTTCGAGGAAAGCCTGTAG
- the pyrH gene encoding UMP kinase has product MKYKRILLKLSGEALMGDLQYGIDPKRLAEYADEIKQIHSKGVEIAIVIGGGNIFRGVAGASSGMDRVQGDYMGMLATVINGMALQGALEDKGMKTRLQTALKMESIAEPYIKRRADRHLEKGRIVIFGAGTGNPYFTTDTAAVLRGIEINADVILKGTRVDGVYDSDPEKNASAVKFDFISFDDVIKKGLNVMDTTAFTLSQENKLPIVVFDMNKIGNLLKICEGENIGTVVNI; this is encoded by the coding sequence ATGAAATATAAAAGAATTCTTCTAAAACTTAGCGGCGAAGCGCTAATGGGTGATTTACAATACGGTATAGACCCAAAAAGATTAGCCGAATATGCAGATGAAATTAAGCAGATTCACAGTAAAGGAGTAGAGATTGCAATTGTTATTGGAGGAGGAAATATATTTAGAGGAGTTGCTGGAGCAAGTTCTGGAATGGATAGAGTTCAAGGTGATTACATGGGGATGCTTGCAACTGTAATTAACGGAATGGCTTTACAAGGTGCTCTTGAAGATAAAGGAATGAAAACGCGTTTGCAGACTGCTTTAAAAATGGAATCTATTGCAGAACCATACATTAAAAGAAGAGCAGACCGCCACTTAGAAAAAGGCAGAATCGTAATTTTTGGTGCTGGAACCGGAAATCCATATTTTACAACAGATACTGCAGCAGTTTTAAGAGGAATCGAAATTAATGCTGATGTTATCTTAAAAGGAACTCGTGTTGATGGTGTTTATGATTCTGACCCTGAAAAAAATGCTTCTGCAGTAAAATTTGACTTTATTTCGTTTGACGATGTAATCAAAAAAGGTTTAAATGTAATGGACACTACTGCATTTACACTTAGTCAAGAAAACAAATTACCAATTGTTGTTTTTGATATGAATAAAATTGGAAACTTGTTGAAAATCTGCGAAGGCGAAAACATAGGAACTGTAGTTAATATATAG